The proteins below come from a single Candidatus Omnitrophota bacterium genomic window:
- a CDS encoding BrnT family toxin, producing MLKEHGSFIWDPRKERVNVYKHRIDFITAAKAFEDPKRKIFIDSKHSEREDRYFCIGKVGDRIITIRFTYRNGKIRMIGAGYWRKGIRYYEKT from the coding sequence ATGCTTAAAGAGCATGGCAGTTTCATATGGGATCCGAGGAAGGAAAGAGTGAATGTTTATAAGCACCGCATAGATTTTATTACCGCAGCCAAGGCATTTGAGGACCCAAAGAGAAAGATATTTATCGATTCTAAACATAGCGAACGTGAAGATAGATATTTCTGTATAGGGAAAGTAGGCGATAGAATCATAACCATACGATTTACATATCGAAACGGTAAGATCAGGATGATCGGTGCGGGTTACTGGAGAAAGGGGATAAGATATTATGAGAAAACATAA
- a CDS encoding BrnA antitoxin family protein, with the protein MRKHKTDQDMPIGELKRVDDFLPPPKELAVPEQTIMVTLRLSEKSVDFFKQQAKRYNTKYQKMLRFLVDKYVERYT; encoded by the coding sequence ATGAGAAAACATAAGACAGATCAGGATATGCCGATAGGCGAGTTAAAGAGAGTAGATGATTTCTTGCCGCCGCCTAAAGAATTGGCTGTTCCGGAACAGACCATTATGGTCACTTTGCGGCTAAGCGAGAAGAGCGTTGACTTCTTCAAACAGCAAGCTAAGAGGTATAACACCAAGTATCAGAAGATGCTGAGGTTCCTGGTGGACAAATATGTGGAACGATATACATAA
- a CDS encoding nuclear transport factor 2 family protein encodes MKRSVFLVFVFCLILIMPAFSSEQADTAKEEIKATICELMNRVTSTAETLDAAKTLSVLSDDPDAVFFFGSKPYSKAELVRTLAEAYGKLKSMKISMNAPKVEVLGADAAVWTATGRADSVGKSGESYTEMLTETWIWQKQSGIWRVVHYNESVTVPPLTPKNSDK; translated from the coding sequence ATGAAAAGAAGCGTGTTTTTAGTGTTTGTATTCTGTCTTATCTTGATCATGCCGGCGTTTTCTAGTGAGCAAGCAGATACGGCGAAAGAGGAGATAAAAGCAACGATCTGCGAACTAATGAATAGAGTTACTAGTACAGCGGAGACGCTCGATGCGGCAAAGACCCTTTCGGTCTTGAGCGACGACCCGGACGCGGTCTTCTTTTTTGGCTCAAAACCGTACAGCAAGGCGGAGCTGGTGAGGACCCTCGCCGAGGCCTATGGTAAGCTCAAGTCCATGAAGATCAGTATGAACGCGCCCAAAGTGGAGGTGCTGGGAGCTGACGCCGCCGTATGGACCGCTACAGGCAGGGCAGACTCTGTCGGTAAATCCGGCGAGAGCTATACGGAAATGCTTACTGAAACCTGGATTTGGCAGAAGCAGTCCGGCATATGGCGTGTAGTTCATTACAATGAGTCGGTGACCGTTCCCCCTTTGACGCCCAAAAATAGTGATAAGTAA
- a CDS encoding class I SAM-dependent methyltransferase, translated as MPDKTIVDPGLYSKDYFLTDNEGFNEWTKGLDSNIHDKFKKALKYGNPKRGDAILDLGCGRGELIYYCAKRGAKILGIDYSAEGIALAREVILRLPPDLRKLAQAEVGDIGTFDFKDKYDIVFMIEVAEHMHDWQLKEAFKRIRSILKDNGRLIMMTPNYYYEKFLSPLKRIVDIPSNLIKWPLRIIRGKYKNGSAWAGFKKIFRIAPDRGELNKKMHVNITTPGMLRKLLSDFDVQIECIDPSVNPMSLIAKKWCGREIVVIARKKQ; from the coding sequence ATGCCAGATAAGACGATCGTAGACCCGGGGCTGTATTCAAAAGATTATTTTTTGACCGATAATGAGGGTTTTAATGAATGGACTAAAGGCCTCGACAGCAACATCCATGATAAATTCAAAAAAGCCCTAAAATACGGAAACCCAAAGAGAGGCGACGCTATACTGGATTTGGGATGCGGCCGCGGCGAATTGATTTACTACTGCGCTAAGCGAGGCGCTAAAATTCTGGGTATCGATTATAGCGCAGAGGGCATAGCACTGGCGAGAGAGGTTATACTCAGACTTCCGCCCGACTTGCGCAAACTGGCCCAGGCCGAAGTGGGCGATATAGGAACATTTGATTTTAAGGATAAATATGATATTGTATTCATGATCGAAGTTGCCGAACATATGCATGACTGGCAGCTAAAAGAAGCGTTTAAAAGAATACGCAGTATATTGAAAGATAACGGCCGCCTGATAATGATGACCCCTAATTATTATTATGAAAAATTCCTTTCTCCATTAAAAAGAATAGTGGATATCCCTTCAAATTTAATAAAATGGCCTCTGAGGATAATAAGAGGAAAGTATAAAAATGGCAGCGCATGGGCGGGTTTTAAAAAAATATTCAGGATAGCTCCCGACAGGGGAGAGCTTAACAAGAAAATGCATGTCAATATTACTACGCCCGGCATGCTGCGTAAATTATTGAGTGATTTCGATGTCCAAATAGAATGTATCGATCCTTCCGTTAATCCCATGAGCCTTATCGCTAAAAAATGGTGCGGCAGAGAGATCGTTGTGATAGCGAGAAAGAAGCAATGA
- a CDS encoding ATP-binding protein encodes MSKKQAESALRESEKKYRRLVEGVNSIILRMDTEGRVTFLNKFAQKFFGYKKSEIMGKSVIGTITPVTDSAGRDLKAMISDIMLNPAKYVSNENENMLRGGRRVWISWTNSAVLDKDDRPTEILCVGNDISAIKKAQELLKEMDDRKSAFVANVAHEFKNPLCIMKESLTILIKGMAGEVGPKQKEILEITRRNTFRLIRLVTDLLDIAKIEAGKMKLNKEDVDVGSLIDEIAVDNSADISKKKLTLKKDISKTAGLIRADKDRLTEVVINLLSNAVKYTPSGGSITVKLSGTGKEIRFEISDTGPGIAKKDFNKLFDKFERITAERQEGTGLGLSIAKDIIKLHKGKIWVQSEVGKGSKFIFTLPRN; translated from the coding sequence ATGAGTAAAAAACAGGCGGAGAGCGCGTTAAGAGAGAGTGAAAAGAAGTATCGCCGGCTCGTCGAGGGCGTTAACAGCATCATCCTGCGCATGGACACGGAAGGCAGGGTGACCTTTTTAAATAAGTTCGCGCAAAAATTTTTCGGATATAAGAAGAGCGAGATAATGGGCAAAAGCGTGATCGGGACGATAACGCCTGTTACGGACAGCGCCGGGCGCGATCTTAAGGCGATGATAAGCGATATCATGCTCAATCCCGCGAAGTACGTCAGCAATGAGAATGAGAACATGCTGCGCGGCGGCCGGCGGGTGTGGATATCCTGGACTAACAGCGCTGTCCTCGATAAAGATGATCGCCCGACAGAGATACTCTGCGTCGGCAACGATATCAGCGCGATAAAGAAAGCGCAGGAACTCTTAAAGGAGATGGACGATAGAAAGTCGGCCTTTGTCGCCAATGTGGCCCACGAGTTCAAAAACCCTCTATGCATCATGAAGGAGTCGCTGACCATTCTCATTAAAGGCATGGCCGGAGAGGTCGGGCCGAAGCAGAAAGAGATACTCGAGATAACGAGGCGGAATACATTCCGGCTCATCAGGCTGGTGACCGATCTCCTGGATATCGCGAAGATCGAAGCGGGGAAGATGAAGCTGAATAAAGAGGATGTGGATGTGGGTTCGTTAATAGATGAGATAGCGGTGGACAATAGTGCCGATATTTCCAAAAAGAAACTTACCCTGAAAAAAGATATCTCGAAAACCGCGGGCCTTATCCGGGCCGATAAAGACAGGCTGACGGAAGTCGTTATCAACCTTTTGAGCAATGCCGTAAAATATACGCCCTCCGGAGGCAGTATAACCGTTAAGCTTTCAGGGACAGGAAAAGAGATACGGTTCGAGATATCCGATACCGGGCCGGGCATCGCGAAGAAAGATTTTAATAAATTATTCGATAAATTCGAGCGTATTACCGCGGAAAGGCAGGAAGGTACGGGTCTGGGGCTTTCCATAGCCAAAGATATCATAAAACTGCACAAAGGAAAGATCTGGGTCCAGAGTGAAGTCGGTAAAGGCAGCAAATTTATTTTCACTCTGCCCAGGAACTGA
- a CDS encoding DUF4239 domain-containing protein, protein MPLVQRILLYVHIIPLGAIMVFLAVALSIIGLKIIWRFVPRQMLKAHNDLTAAIFNAIALAYTVLLAFVVVIAWQNFDRAEGHTETEANCLVDLYRTSGALGQSFGDEARSLIKEYVDVVINEEWVSLARGEENMKARTTLRNIWKLYESYEPKTEKEKIFFAESVRKLDDLREMRRLRIMDSRKGVHPVLWFVLIVGAITTISFTFFFGSDKFINHVVMASILSVLIALILLTILSFSFPFTGSVRIEPKTFQQVIGY, encoded by the coding sequence ATGCCGCTGGTTCAGAGAATATTGTTATACGTGCACATAATCCCTTTGGGCGCGATTATGGTTTTTCTTGCAGTGGCGTTGTCCATAATAGGGCTTAAGATTATATGGCGGTTTGTTCCGCGCCAGATGTTGAAGGCGCACAACGATCTGACTGCCGCAATATTTAACGCGATCGCGCTGGCCTATACGGTATTACTGGCATTTGTAGTGGTTATAGCATGGCAAAATTTCGATAGAGCCGAAGGACACACAGAGACAGAAGCCAATTGCCTGGTGGACCTTTACAGGACCAGCGGCGCTCTCGGGCAATCATTTGGAGACGAGGCTCGTTCTCTCATAAAGGAATACGTGGACGTTGTTATAAATGAAGAATGGGTATCTCTCGCCCGCGGCGAGGAGAACATGAAAGCTCGCACCACATTGAGAAACATCTGGAAGCTCTACGAAAGCTACGAACCAAAGACGGAGAAGGAGAAGATATTTTTTGCCGAATCGGTGCGTAAGCTCGACGACCTTCGCGAGATGAGAAGATTGCGCATTATGGATTCGAGGAAGGGCGTGCACCCGGTATTATGGTTTGTCCTGATAGTGGGCGCGATAACGACCATAAGTTTCACGTTCTTTTTTGGTTCGGATAAATTTATCAACCATGTGGTAATGGCCTCTATACTGAGCGTGCTGATAGCGCTTATATTGCTTACGATATTATCGTTCAGCTTTCCGTTCACCGGAAGCGTGCGCATAGAGCCGAAAACGTTCCAGCAGGTTATAGGTTATTAA
- a CDS encoding TIGR00730 family Rossman fold protein produces MKRKCKEYEIGNKTIDGLIEEIARKYSSVGTENLIREMLTTAVKLGKESSDKGDLKLVNNALKELRYSFKVFAPYRDVKKVIIFGSARSKSTSPEYIMAEEFTRKLTAKGYMIVTGAGSGVMEAGNKGAAAGKEFALNIRLPFEQKPNPYIDEKDKIINFKYFFTRKLIFVKETDATALFPGGFGTHDEGFEMLTLIQTGKSKPRPIVLMEPPGLTYWSAWRRFVTDHLLKNGFILKEDLKLFRIMKTVDEAVKYIEDFYRIYHSIRYISGRTVIRLNREISAKTLALLNKEFKDILTKGEILLSPPMEKEIRNREYVDLPRLVMSFNMRDYGRLYQMIHIINRSA; encoded by the coding sequence ATGAAAAGAAAATGTAAAGAATACGAGATCGGCAATAAGACGATAGACGGCTTAATAGAAGAGATCGCCAGGAAATACAGCTCCGTCGGGACCGAAAATCTGATCCGCGAAATGCTCACGACTGCCGTGAAGCTTGGGAAGGAATCGAGTGATAAAGGGGATCTGAAGCTCGTCAATAACGCGCTTAAAGAATTACGGTATTCTTTTAAGGTGTTTGCTCCCTATAGAGACGTTAAGAAGGTCATAATCTTCGGTTCGGCAAGGTCGAAGAGCACATCGCCCGAATACATAATGGCTGAGGAGTTCACGCGAAAGCTGACAGCCAAAGGCTACATGATCGTGACCGGAGCCGGCTCAGGGGTCATGGAGGCGGGGAATAAAGGCGCCGCAGCGGGCAAGGAATTCGCGCTGAATATCAGGCTTCCATTCGAGCAGAAGCCGAATCCGTATATTGATGAAAAAGACAAAATAATCAATTTCAAATATTTCTTTACCAGGAAGCTGATCTTTGTAAAAGAGACCGACGCTACTGCTCTTTTCCCCGGAGGGTTCGGCACGCATGATGAGGGGTTTGAGATGCTCACCCTGATCCAGACCGGCAAATCCAAGCCCCGGCCGATAGTCCTGATGGAGCCTCCGGGCTTGACGTATTGGAGCGCGTGGAGACGTTTTGTGACGGATCACTTGCTTAAGAACGGCTTCATCTTAAAAGAGGACCTTAAACTCTTCCGTATTATGAAAACCGTCGATGAGGCGGTAAAATACATTGAAGATTTTTACAGGATATATCACTCGATAAGATACATTTCGGGCCGGACCGTGATAAGGCTGAATAGAGAGATCTCCGCGAAGACCCTGGCGCTGTTAAATAAAGAATTTAAGGATATCCTGACAAAAGGCGAGATACTGCTTTCACCTCCGATGGAAAAAGAGATCCGTAACAGAGAGTATGTCGACCTGCCCCGGCTCGTAATGAGCTTCAATATGCGCGACTACGGCAGGCTCTATCAGATGATCCATATTATTAACAGGAGCGCTTAA
- a CDS encoding cation diffusion facilitator family transporter, whose protein sequence is MNTKEQYMMRAAGISLWFNVVLFIFKLTALIVVRSLAIATDFAITVVGLTISVILYNSLKLSMKPADLLHNYGYGKVEHVCEAMEGIVLMGIAVIMSFQAFATFFHPTHVTFPWIGFASSTLSLTLNFVGAFFIFQLARKSSSPAVKAEGVHYTLEGFISAAIACAFIVTIMVKSGPYAGIEPYIDPTVTILVSLAISLPSLKLAKQAFVNLLDVSIEEPSKMEAVVRLAQHAESYCNFKDLKTRTAGHKKFIEVKIILPKDMPFSKAHEIVSKIEGDIASGVPNSEVTVAMTPCAKNCGLIQDKKPCPYL, encoded by the coding sequence ATGAACACTAAAGAACAGTACATGATGAGGGCCGCGGGCATCAGCCTTTGGTTCAATGTGGTGCTCTTTATCTTTAAACTCACGGCGCTCATCGTGGTCAGGTCGCTCGCGATCGCCACGGATTTCGCAATAACGGTGGTCGGGCTCACCATCTCCGTTATTCTATATAATTCGCTGAAGCTCTCGATGAAACCCGCCGATCTTTTGCATAATTACGGCTACGGCAAGGTCGAGCATGTGTGCGAGGCGATGGAGGGTATAGTCCTGATGGGGATAGCCGTCATCATGTCCTTTCAGGCGTTCGCGACGTTCTTCCATCCCACTCATGTCACCTTTCCATGGATAGGATTTGCGTCTAGCACGCTCAGTCTGACATTGAATTTTGTAGGGGCTTTCTTTATATTTCAATTGGCCCGTAAAAGCTCGTCCCCGGCGGTCAAGGCGGAAGGAGTTCACTATACGCTGGAAGGGTTCATATCGGCGGCCATCGCGTGCGCTTTCATAGTCACGATAATGGTAAAGAGCGGTCCGTATGCGGGCATAGAGCCGTATATCGATCCCACCGTGACCATACTCGTGAGCCTTGCGATATCCCTGCCTTCATTAAAGCTTGCAAAGCAGGCCTTCGTGAACCTACTCGACGTCTCGATCGAGGAGCCGAGCAAGATGGAGGCCGTGGTGAGGCTCGCCCAGCATGCGGAGAGCTACTGCAATTTTAAGGACCTGAAGACGCGTACAGCCGGCCATAAGAAGTTCATAGAGGTTAAAATAATCCTGCCCAAAGATATGCCGTTTTCCAAAGCGCATGAGATCGTCTCCAAGATCGAAGGGGATATCGCTTCGGGGGTTCCCAATAGTGAAGTGACGGTCGCCATGACACCATGCGCTAAGAATTGCGGCCTGATACAGGACAAAAAGCCCTGCCCGTATTTATAA
- a CDS encoding protein-L-isoaspartate(D-aspartate) O-methyltransferase has protein sequence MFTAKRDNMVAEQIVARGVSDTKVLEAMRKVERHLFVPSDLQAIAYADEPLPIGHGQTISQPYIVAYMTEAAALKPGDRVLEIGTGSGYQAAVLADIVKEVYTIEVSEALSLSAAKRLSDLGYKNVHFRSSDGYAGWPEKSPFDAVIITAAPSDIPDVVAGQLNVGGRMVVPIGDFFQELCLITRKESGFERKSLLPVRFVPMIHRPSKH, from the coding sequence ATGTTTACAGCTAAACGCGACAACATGGTGGCCGAGCAGATCGTTGCCAGAGGCGTAAGCGATACCAAAGTGCTCGAGGCCATGCGCAAAGTCGAGCGCCATCTATTTGTTCCCTCCGATCTTCAGGCGATAGCTTATGCCGACGAGCCGCTCCCGATAGGGCACGGCCAGACGATCTCACAGCCTTACATAGTAGCGTATATGACAGAGGCCGCAGCCTTGAAACCCGGCGACCGGGTCCTCGAAATAGGCACAGGCTCCGGATATCAGGCGGCTGTGCTCGCCGATATAGTGAAGGAAGTATACACGATAGAAGTGAGCGAAGCGCTCTCCCTGTCGGCAGCCAAACGCTTATCCGATCTCGGTTATAAGAATGTCCATTTTAGATCAAGCGACGGCTATGCGGGCTGGCCGGAAAAATCGCCTTTCGACGCTGTGATAATTACCGCTGCGCCGTCCGATATCCCGGATGTGGTCGCCGGCCAGCTTAATGTGGGCGGCAGGATGGTCGTCCCCATCGGCGATTTCTTTCAGGAGCTGTGCCTTATCACCAGGAAAGAATCGGGATTTGAGAGGAAAAGTTTGTTGCCGGTGAGATTTGTCCCTATGATACATCGGCCCTCAAAGCATTGA
- a CDS encoding exosortase system-associated protein, TIGR04073 family, protein MARRTVLIILIISLLTIAFAVPAYCNDPAKKLGRGLSNMVTFPAELYFQFKETNDNDGVFAAATWGIIKGVGMSALRLAVGVYETITFPFPIPKDYMPILTEPEFVGENLVNSL, encoded by the coding sequence ATGGCCAGACGAACTGTTTTAATTATATTAATTATATCTTTGCTTACGATTGCATTTGCTGTGCCGGCATATTGTAACGATCCGGCGAAGAAATTGGGCCGCGGACTGTCCAATATGGTTACATTCCCCGCCGAACTGTATTTTCAGTTTAAGGAAACCAATGATAATGACGGCGTATTTGCGGCCGCTACGTGGGGTATCATAAAAGGTGTCGGCATGAGCGCTTTGAGATTAGCGGTAGGCGTGTATGAAACGATAACTTTCCCTTTTCCCATACCGAAAGATTATATGCCCATACTTACAGAGCCTGAGTTTGTGGGCGAAAATCTGGTAAACAGCCTTTAA
- a CDS encoding PilZ domain-containing protein, which yields MKNIKKLEKAIPVDERRRFIRHQMCFPLNYKVVKEGSLTKDEKVQAKELGKKTHSTSIDISIGGILFSAKHPVKAGSVILIEMPFQDKIFNLRAMVAHCSKNKETKLYNIGAAFQKLSAAYKVKLVEQLCLISEFRDIRSIELGKQISLEKASKEWIKRYSSRFRRLYW from the coding sequence ATGAAGAATATTAAAAAACTCGAAAAAGCGATTCCGGTAGACGAGAGAAGAAGATTCATCCGTCATCAGATGTGCTTTCCTCTTAACTACAAGGTCGTGAAAGAAGGCTCTCTCACAAAGGATGAGAAGGTCCAGGCCAAAGAGTTAGGTAAAAAGACGCATTCGACGTCGATAGACATAAGTATAGGCGGGATATTATTCTCCGCGAAGCATCCCGTGAAGGCAGGCTCGGTTATTCTGATAGAGATGCCGTTCCAGGACAAGATATTTAACCTGCGGGCAATGGTCGCCCACTGCAGTAAGAACAAAGAGACGAAGCTGTATAATATAGGCGCGGCTTTCCAAAAACTCAGCGCCGCGTATAAGGTTAAATTGGTTGAACAACTCTGTTTGATCAGCGAATTCCGTGATATAAGAAGCATCGAGCTCGGCAAGCAGATATCGCTGGAAAAAGCCTCGAAGGAATGGATAAAACGCTATTCGAGCAGATTCCGCAGGCTTTATTGGTAA
- a CDS encoding ATP-dependent helicase, translating into MEDLRRKLNPSQYEAVSTINGPVLVIAGAGSGKTRAIEYRVLHMVESGIKPESILLLTFTRKASHEMLSRATKHDSRCRHIDGGTFHSFAFKTLKKYAKVLGLSNLFSILDESDAEEAIHRCALKVGLVNKDKKVPKKDTLRSVISMTVNKGLSITQVLEKDYPHFLEFAGEIDLLRKEYAAYKIHKNYMDYDDLLVYLKMLLEVDEARIKLSEKYKYVMVDEYQDTNMLQGDIAYLLAKEHKNIMVVGDDAQSIYGFRGSSHKNIMEFPKKFDDCKIIKLEDNYRSTQDILNVANSVLANMDNKYSKCLRSTRTDTVEKPKLSFFKNVYDEAAWIVDKIKELRDEGIDVHHQAVLFRSAYVSIPLQAELSKNGIDYQVFGGLKFYETAHVKDLLAHMKIVLNIKDEIAWHRILTLIEGIGPKTADRIAEDIMAKASLQDVIGKTFEGSDRFGKSSKNLWKLKSFLKSAASAKLSPGSLYDISLDYYLPLMKEKFDDWHIRINDLETLRQIAARYDELEQLLADFAIEPPDRSVWKVEATPKNEEKPLTLSTIHSSKGLEWDSVFLISLIDGVLPSSFALEREEEIEEESRLFYVAVTRAKNRLFLSMSHEGSRGGITQFNKISRFLDAANVLAGLDQKVIFEPTEDPDIDLDDSDGIMPAYNKSSLLKRVIDRYY; encoded by the coding sequence GTGGAAGACCTAAGGCGTAAACTCAATCCCTCACAGTATGAAGCTGTCAGCACAATAAACGGCCCCGTCCTCGTCATAGCCGGCGCGGGCTCCGGTAAGACGCGCGCCATCGAGTACCGCGTCCTCCACATGGTGGAGAGCGGCATCAAGCCGGAATCGATCCTCCTTCTCACATTCACCAGAAAAGCATCCCATGAAATGCTCTCCCGCGCCACCAAGCACGACAGCCGCTGCAGGCACATCGACGGCGGCACCTTTCACTCATTCGCTTTTAAGACCCTGAAGAAGTACGCGAAGGTCCTCGGCCTCTCCAATCTATTCTCGATACTCGACGAGTCTGACGCTGAAGAGGCGATCCACAGGTGCGCTCTGAAGGTGGGCCTCGTCAATAAGGATAAGAAGGTGCCTAAGAAAGACACCCTGCGCAGCGTGATCAGCATGACCGTCAATAAAGGCCTCTCGATTACCCAGGTCCTGGAAAAAGATTACCCGCATTTTCTCGAGTTCGCCGGTGAGATCGATCTTTTGAGAAAAGAATACGCCGCGTATAAGATTCATAAGAACTATATGGACTACGATGATCTCCTGGTATATCTGAAGATGCTCCTCGAGGTCGATGAGGCGCGCATAAAGCTTTCCGAAAAGTACAAGTACGTGATGGTCGACGAATATCAGGACACGAATATGCTCCAGGGTGACATCGCTTACCTTCTGGCGAAGGAGCATAAAAATATAATGGTGGTGGGTGATGACGCGCAGTCGATATACGGTTTCCGGGGATCATCGCATAAGAATATAATGGAATTCCCCAAGAAGTTCGACGATTGTAAAATAATAAAGCTCGAGGACAATTACAGAAGCACCCAGGATATCCTCAATGTCGCGAACTCGGTCCTGGCAAATATGGACAATAAGTACTCGAAGTGCCTGAGATCGACCCGGACCGACACCGTAGAGAAGCCGAAATTGAGTTTCTTTAAGAATGTTTACGACGAGGCGGCGTGGATAGTGGATAAGATAAAAGAGCTGAGGGATGAGGGTATCGATGTGCACCATCAGGCGGTGCTATTTCGTTCGGCGTACGTCTCGATACCTCTGCAGGCCGAGCTCAGTAAGAACGGTATCGATTATCAGGTCTTCGGCGGGCTTAAATTCTATGAGACCGCTCATGTCAAAGATCTTCTCGCGCATATGAAGATCGTATTGAACATAAAGGACGAGATCGCCTGGCATAGGATATTGACTTTGATCGAAGGTATCGGGCCCAAGACCGCCGACAGGATCGCAGAAGATATAATGGCGAAGGCGTCCTTACAGGACGTGATAGGAAAGACATTCGAGGGTAGTGACAGGTTCGGTAAATCATCCAAGAATCTCTGGAAATTAAAGTCCTTCCTTAAGTCGGCCGCAAGCGCTAAGCTCAGCCCGGGTTCGCTCTATGATATTTCGCTCGACTATTATCTGCCGCTCATGAAGGAGAAGTTCGACGATTGGCATATCCGCATTAACGATCTCGAGACCTTAAGGCAAATAGCCGCGCGCTATGACGAGTTAGAACAGCTCCTGGCGGATTTCGCGATAGAGCCGCCGGACAGGAGCGTATGGAAGGTCGAGGCCACACCGAAGAATGAGGAGAAGCCTTTGACGCTCTCTACGATCCACTCTTCGAAGGGCCTAGAATGGGATTCGGTATTTCTGATAAGCCTTATCGACGGAGTATTGCCTTCGAGCTTTGCCCTGGAGCGCGAGGAAGAGATAGAGGAAGAGAGCCGCCTCTTCTATGTCGCTGTGACGAGGGCAAAGAACAGGCTCTTCCTCTCGATGAGTCACGAAGGTTCGAGAGGCGGCATAACTCAATTCAATAAGATATCCCGCTTTCTGGACGCCGCCAATGTCCTCGCAGGGCTCGACCAGAAAGTGATATTCGAGCCGACAGAAGACCCCGATATAGACCTGGACGATAGTGATGGCATAATGCCCGCTTACAATAAAAGCTCCCTCCTGAAGCGAGTAATCGACCGATATTACTAG
- a CDS encoding archease yields MKRYEQFPHTADIGVRVYGKDPKELFENAAFAMFDIIADLENLSGDTVETFELEAEDQEELLVAWLDELLYNFYTKQLIFFKFKVEELTEKRLKVKATGRPIGANRNRLKTEIKAATYSGLKIKKSGEGCEVEIIFDV; encoded by the coding sequence ATGAAACGCTATGAGCAGTTCCCGCACACAGCGGATATCGGCGTGCGCGTATACGGTAAAGACCCGAAGGAATTATTCGAGAACGCCGCATTCGCGATGTTCGATATAATCGCCGATCTCGAGAATCTCTCCGGCGATACCGTAGAGACTTTTGAACTGGAGGCCGAGGACCAGGAAGAGCTTCTGGTAGCATGGCTCGACGAGCTTCTTTACAATTTTTACACAAAACAGCTGATATTCTTTAAATTCAAGGTCGAGGAATTGACCGAAAAGCGCCTGAAGGTAAAAGCCACGGGCAGGCCCATAGGCGCTAATAGAAACCGCCTGAAGACAGAGATTAAAGCCGCGACATACAGCGGGCTGAAGATAAAGAAGTCTGGCGAAGGCTGCGAGGTAGAGATAATTTTTGATGTTTAG